From the genome of Limisalsivibrio acetivorans, one region includes:
- a CDS encoding lipoprotein-releasing ABC transporter permease subunit: MRIENLIALRYLRSRKKNRIFSFISTISVIGIMVGVATLIVVINVMIGFGDNLRNKILGANAHIIVNRLDANPVDDWQLIQGKLKVTDGVEAVSPFLLNQVLLTSRNNVSGVVVRGVNAEKEMRVSAISKFMKEGELLDINYKNDEGRPNIVLGRELANSLGVIPGDEVVMVSPFGKKGPFGMTPKMKHFAVAGTFDMGMYEYNSSLAYIDLPIAQEFFGVGDIVTGFSVKAEEFGNAKELASKIQDNLEFPYWARDWLSLNKNLFSALKLEKIAMFIILTLIIIVASFNIVSMITVSVKDKKRDIAILRAMGIPERGIYRIFIRQGLVVGIVGTVLGNIIGFIICYVLKNYKIISLPEDVYFMDRIPVVLDPGVFALVTVCALVITYLAGLFPARQSARLDPIEALRGE; this comes from the coding sequence ATGAGGATAGAGAACCTCATCGCACTCAGGTATCTGCGTTCGAGGAAGAAAAACAGGATATTCTCCTTCATCTCCACCATATCCGTTATCGGGATCATGGTGGGTGTCGCCACGCTTATCGTGGTGATAAACGTGATGATCGGTTTCGGAGACAACCTGCGCAATAAGATACTGGGCGCAAATGCACATATAATCGTAAACCGTCTTGATGCCAACCCCGTGGACGACTGGCAGCTGATACAGGGTAAGCTCAAGGTAACGGACGGGGTCGAGGCGGTGTCGCCGTTTCTGCTTAATCAGGTTCTGCTCACAAGCCGTAATAACGTAAGCGGTGTTGTGGTGCGTGGTGTTAATGCAGAGAAGGAGATGCGGGTCTCGGCCATCAGCAAGTTTATGAAGGAGGGGGAACTCCTCGACATAAACTATAAGAACGACGAGGGGCGTCCGAATATCGTCCTCGGAAGGGAACTAGCCAATTCCCTTGGTGTTATACCAGGGGATGAGGTGGTGATGGTCTCCCCCTTCGGGAAGAAGGGGCCCTTTGGCATGACACCCAAGATGAAGCATTTTGCAGTCGCCGGAACCTTCGATATGGGGATGTACGAGTACAACTCGTCCCTCGCCTATATCGATCTCCCCATTGCGCAGGAGTTCTTCGGCGTCGGGGATATCGTAACTGGGTTCAGTGTTAAGGCGGAGGAGTTCGGCAATGCGAAGGAGCTTGCCTCCAAGATTCAGGATAATCTCGAATTTCCCTATTGGGCGAGGGACTGGCTGAGCCTTAACAAGAACCTCTTCTCTGCATTGAAGCTTGAGAAGATAGCGATGTTCATAATTTTGACGCTCATCATCATCGTTGCCTCGTTTAATATTGTGAGCATGATAACCGTCTCCGTTAAGGATAAAAAGCGGGATATAGCCATTCTGCGTGCCATGGGCATCCCCGAGCGGGGGATATACAGGATATTCATACGTCAGGGGCTTGTGGTGGGCATTGTCGGTACGGTGCTCGGGAACATCATAGGCTTTATCATATGCTACGTGCTCAAGAACTATAAGATAATAAGCCTTCCTGAGGATGTATATTTCATGGACCGCATACCCGTTGTTCTGGATCCGGGTGTGTTCGCCCTTGTGACAGTCTGCGCACTGGTTATCACATACCTCGCCGGACTCTTCCCCGCAAGACAGTCGGCACGCCTTGATCCCATAGAAGCGCTGAGGGGTGAATAG